One part of the Natronorubrum sediminis genome encodes these proteins:
- a CDS encoding metallophosphoesterase → MADNADGTVYYVISDLHIGGDEQLEHVEFLDELLAFLEELETTDEDAELLINGDAFGLWEFTQLDGVEKFDSLVSSYPQLFEQFRATGENVQITLLPGNHDYELAAYEEYVERFAEYNVDLVQEESITRPVGERELWLEHGMQRDPNNRIEDFGNQHDKPLGYYVNRHVTSRAGQLSDRGRYNWLKDIQAVAPMQRIPTWMTSKYFYREMNPLLRYAAVPFLLLFNISVVLAVLAGLDLAGVWSAPMAYFESGLVYLGPASTLVYSLLAVNVSVVGLLLLIGVPLYLVARDVRVTLNRFGIFEDDEPADPTKPYHEAARAVFEERPQTAVFCYGHTHRPAVTELEDRLVVNTGTWLKRLYRREVVAGLLPPVFQPSFQLSYARIAAESDGIVVEYETVEKPDPIAEELTYTERLLTVGIEPELDIPNRSVVSEDATVPEPKPEPEPAD, encoded by the coding sequence ATGGCCGACAACGCCGACGGGACGGTCTACTACGTGATCAGCGATTTACACATCGGTGGTGACGAACAACTCGAGCACGTCGAGTTTCTCGACGAACTCCTCGCGTTTCTCGAGGAGTTAGAGACGACGGACGAAGACGCCGAGTTACTGATCAACGGCGACGCGTTCGGGCTCTGGGAGTTCACCCAACTCGATGGCGTCGAGAAGTTCGACTCGCTCGTATCGTCGTACCCCCAACTCTTCGAGCAGTTTCGGGCGACGGGAGAGAACGTCCAGATCACGCTGTTGCCGGGCAATCACGACTACGAACTCGCGGCCTACGAGGAGTACGTCGAGCGCTTCGCCGAGTACAACGTCGACCTCGTCCAGGAGGAGTCGATCACCCGACCGGTCGGCGAGCGCGAACTCTGGCTCGAGCATGGGATGCAACGGGATCCGAACAATCGGATCGAAGATTTCGGTAATCAACACGACAAACCGCTGGGATACTACGTAAACCGGCACGTGACGAGTCGTGCGGGCCAGTTGTCGGATCGCGGCCGATACAACTGGCTCAAAGACATTCAGGCGGTCGCCCCGATGCAACGAATTCCGACGTGGATGACCTCGAAGTACTTCTATCGGGAGATGAACCCCTTGCTTCGGTACGCAGCGGTGCCGTTTCTGTTGTTGTTCAATATCAGCGTCGTCCTCGCGGTACTCGCCGGCCTCGACCTAGCGGGCGTCTGGTCGGCCCCGATGGCGTACTTCGAGAGCGGCCTCGTCTATCTCGGACCGGCTAGCACCCTTGTCTACTCCTTGCTCGCGGTCAACGTGTCGGTCGTCGGCTTGTTGTTACTGATCGGCGTTCCGCTGTATCTCGTCGCTCGAGACGTCCGAGTCACCCTGAATCGCTTCGGGATCTTCGAGGACGACGAACCCGCTGATCCGACGAAGCCATACCACGAGGCTGCACGAGCGGTTTTCGAGGAGCGACCGCAAACGGCCGTCTTTTGCTACGGACACACCCACCGGCCGGCCGTCACCGAACTCGAGGACCGTCTCGTCGTCAACACGGGCACCTGGTTGAAGCGACTCTACCGTCGCGAAGTCGTCGCCGGATTGCTCCCGCCGGTCTTCCAGCCGTCTTTCCAGTTGAGCTACGCGCGTATCGCGGCTGAATCGGACGGCATCGTCGTCGAGTACGAAACCGTCGAAAAACCCGATCCGATTGCAGAAGAGCTCACGTACACTGAACGACTGCTCACCGTCGGTATCGAGCCCGAACTCGATATTCCGAACCGATCCGTCGTGAGCGAAGACGCGACAGTCCCCGAACCCAAACCCGAACCCGAACCGGCTGACTGA
- a CDS encoding COX15/CtaA family protein — translation MSTDSYTSRPVLRPLIERFGFRHLLVTTLLLVAATILLGVAAKATGSGLACEQNWPLCDAGPYNAFPANMPSFYEWFHRFVAMFAGFAIVATAVASWRLPDIDNRIAGLVVLGAVLTPIQVILGRETVTQYTMDILQLHFWTAVLIFVLFVVATVLVWESQLTATHATASLALGALSLPFHVALSPFALGDITAYGPSLQMAQYAVMLVSIAAVLVAFMIGRRQFGNGQLTALLGFTTALAFVVTFLAREAVNPAYDAVYLASTALLFVFLAISMWRTRIAANSA, via the coding sequence GTGTCGACCGATAGTTACACTTCCCGTCCGGTACTTCGTCCGCTGATCGAACGGTTTGGCTTTCGCCACCTGCTCGTGACGACGCTCTTGCTGGTCGCCGCGACGATTCTCCTCGGCGTTGCGGCGAAGGCGACCGGGTCAGGGCTCGCCTGCGAGCAAAACTGGCCGCTGTGCGACGCCGGACCATACAACGCGTTCCCGGCGAACATGCCCAGTTTCTACGAGTGGTTCCACCGCTTCGTCGCGATGTTCGCCGGGTTCGCCATCGTCGCCACGGCAGTCGCGTCCTGGCGGCTGCCCGACATCGACAACCGGATCGCCGGCCTCGTCGTTCTCGGCGCGGTTTTGACGCCGATTCAGGTCATCCTCGGCCGCGAAACCGTCACGCAGTACACGATGGACATTCTCCAGCTTCACTTCTGGACGGCGGTGCTCATCTTCGTCCTGTTCGTGGTCGCGACCGTCCTCGTCTGGGAGTCACAACTGACGGCGACTCACGCAACCGCCTCGCTCGCCCTCGGCGCGCTCTCGCTTCCGTTCCACGTCGCCCTCAGTCCCTTCGCACTCGGCGACATCACCGCCTACGGCCCGTCGCTGCAGATGGCCCAGTACGCCGTGATGCTCGTCTCCATCGCGGCCGTCCTCGTCGCGTTCATGATCGGACGACGCCAGTTCGGGAACGGCCAACTCACCGCATTGCTCGGCTTCACGACGGCCCTCGCGTTCGTTGTCACGTTCCTCGCTCGAGAGGCCGTCAATCCGGCCTACGACGCCGTGTACCTCGCTTCCACCGCCCTGTTGTTCGTCTTCCTCGCGATCAGTATGTGGCGAACGCGAATCGCCGCGAACAGCGCGTAA
- a CDS encoding M24 family metallopeptidase codes for MDKRERLEAYLESNGLDSVWFARPNSFAWLTGGSNVIDRETESGVAAVGYDGTDVRVVTNNIEADRIAAEELPDLDAEDVSLETYSWHASSLGDAIAGRVGTDERAAADVDLPGLERIDPTPLRQPLTEQDRERYRTLGRETAAAVESVCRELRAEDTEHEVASALRVALTARDIEAPVVLVGGAERAQEYRHYTPTTAELGDYVLVSVTTQRAGLHASCTRTVAFDPPAWLEERHAAATRVETTALAATQQAALEGESAGTVFSAIRDAYDVVGYDGEWEYHHQGGAAGFAGREWIATPDHRAPVIEPMAYAWNPTVQGAKSEGTALVTAESVEELTTTDRWPTTTATAVGYELELERPAVLGLEE; via the coding sequence ATGGACAAACGCGAGCGACTCGAGGCCTACCTCGAGTCGAACGGACTCGACTCGGTCTGGTTCGCCCGGCCGAACAGTTTCGCCTGGCTGACGGGTGGCTCGAACGTGATCGACCGGGAAACGGAGTCGGGCGTCGCCGCCGTGGGCTACGACGGGACGGACGTTCGCGTCGTGACCAACAACATCGAAGCGGATCGAATCGCGGCCGAGGAACTTCCGGATCTCGACGCCGAGGACGTCTCGCTCGAGACGTACTCCTGGCACGCCTCGTCGCTCGGCGACGCGATCGCCGGTCGCGTCGGTACGGACGAACGGGCAGCGGCGGACGTCGACCTTCCCGGCCTCGAACGCATCGATCCGACGCCGCTTCGACAGCCATTGACCGAGCAGGATCGAGAGCGCTATCGGACGCTGGGGCGAGAAACCGCCGCCGCCGTCGAATCGGTCTGTCGCGAACTCCGAGCCGAGGACACCGAACACGAGGTCGCCTCGGCGCTGCGAGTCGCCTTGACGGCGCGGGACATCGAAGCGCCGGTGGTGCTCGTCGGCGGCGCGGAGCGCGCCCAGGAGTACCGCCACTACACGCCGACGACGGCCGAACTCGGCGACTACGTGCTCGTCTCAGTTACGACCCAGCGCGCCGGCCTCCACGCGAGTTGTACGCGAACCGTCGCGTTCGACCCGCCCGCGTGGCTCGAGGAGCGCCACGCGGCAGCGACTCGCGTCGAGACGACCGCGCTCGCAGCGACCCAGCAGGCGGCCCTCGAGGGCGAATCCGCGGGAACCGTTTTCTCGGCGATTCGAGACGCCTACGACGTCGTCGGCTACGACGGCGAGTGGGAGTACCACCATCAGGGCGGTGCGGCCGGCTTCGCCGGGCGAGAGTGGATCGCGACGCCCGACCACCGCGCGCCGGTGATCGAACCCATGGCGTACGCGTGGAATCCGACCGTTCAGGGAGCCAAAAGCGAAGGAACCGCACTCGTCACGGCCGAATCGGTCGAAGAACTAACGACGACGGATCGCTGGCCGACCACGACGGCAACTGCTGTCGGCTACGAGTTAGAACTCGAGCGTCCGGCCGTCCTCGGTCTCGAGGAGTGA
- a CDS encoding helix-turn-helix domain-containing protein, with product MGSDNTDGSPHEENHPDRPRDDDDAVRTAALEEVDQRIVDLLSWILDTETRAKIYVFVLANPASTAEEVATGTGLYPSTVREALAELHGEERVTREKRVNDGAGNNPYAYTAIQPSDLVGGVVDQVQHELNTIFTLDSVIGRPNDEGPNDEDTDLEPVTITVDDTTAEAPSETDSVEARDESDSSTETDNPDSATEVDDPESITPNRLESDTDDATDSTGVDDSDQRTDD from the coding sequence ATGGGTTCGGACAACACAGACGGGAGTCCGCACGAGGAGAACCACCCCGACCGTCCTCGAGACGATGACGACGCCGTCCGAACGGCCGCACTCGAGGAGGTCGATCAGCGAATCGTCGATCTGCTCTCGTGGATTCTCGACACCGAGACCCGCGCGAAGATTTACGTCTTCGTACTCGCGAACCCCGCGAGCACCGCAGAAGAGGTGGCGACGGGCACTGGCCTCTATCCGAGCACGGTTCGAGAGGCACTCGCAGAACTCCACGGAGAAGAGCGAGTCACGCGCGAGAAACGCGTAAACGACGGTGCCGGCAACAACCCCTACGCCTACACTGCGATCCAGCCGAGCGACCTCGTCGGCGGCGTCGTCGATCAGGTTCAACACGAGTTGAACACGATTTTCACGCTCGATAGTGTCATCGGACGCCCGAACGACGAGGGCCCGAACGACGAGGATACCGACCTCGAGCCAGTCACGATTACCGTCGACGACACGACGGCCGAGGCCCCGAGTGAGACCGATTCGGTCGAAGCACGAGACGAGTCAGACTCGAGTACAGAGACGGATAACCCAGACTCGGCTACAGAGGTGGACGATCCGGAGTCGATCACACCGAACCGTCTGGAGTCGGATACTGACGATGCCACCGACTCGACTGGTGTCGACGACTCGGACCAGCGGACGGACGACTAA